Within Sphaerodactylus townsendi isolate TG3544 linkage group LG05, MPM_Stown_v2.3, whole genome shotgun sequence, the genomic segment TAAAACTGCTTGGcagtatttcatttataccttatctttctccctaatgggaacccaaagcagatgacctcattttatcctcaccacaaatCTGTGCTTAGACTCCATGTTTGTGAGTGGTCCAAAGTCACCTGGCAAGCTTCAATGGAAGCAGAGACTCAAACCTGGCTCCAGGTTCAACAAATCCCACAGAAATTAGAGCGTACTGAGCTCATTGCCAAGATGTGGTGACAGTTTCTTGATTACCCAGCTTCCAAAATGGATTAGCCTACTAGTAGCAATTATGTGTAGGAGCCGCATTGTAGCgcccactgccactcacatggtcaggagttcgagacccctgtgggtcagacatcctggcagctggctcatggtcaactccaccatccatccattcttggtcggtaaatgactACCTAGCTCACAgctgggggtaaagaatagccggggaaagcagtggcaaactattccacaaaaatggcttgcctaaaaaatcactgctcgcagtggtaccccagggttggccacaactgaaggggaaacttcaccTTTTTAGCAATTATGTTGGGTAGCAAAAAATGGAACCCCCATTCctagaggcagtatacctctgaaaatCAGATTCATAGGGAAAAGCTGTTGCCTATATTCCCTGCTTGTCAACTTCCTGGAAGCATTTGGCATGCCAGTCTAAAACAGAATGCTGGGTAGTTTACAGAATCTAGTGGTTTATTCACAACCCATCAAGGATGTCTAAATTGAGTACTTGGACCATGTTCCTACTGGGCTGCAGGGCATTGCTGGAAAAGCCTGGGTATCGGGGTCTGACCAGCCTTCTATAGACAGCAAGCATCAACACAAGCTTTTAACCAGACAATTGCTCTACCAAGCTACATATTTCAATTAGAATCTATCACAACTATGgctattatctttttttttaaagagggactCACCATATTCTCCATTTTGGAAGTGTAGGCCAGGCTCTTCTTTAATGACCTTTCGACCAATATTGCCATAAGTTAGATCCAAAGCACTATCCCTTTCTACGGGATGGATTTCAGGACCGTCGGGTTTACTTCCTGCAGCGCCATCCTCTGGGACGTTGAAACCGGGAGACTTGGATCTGGTGCTCTCTGCTTGACTGTTGGCCGGAGACAACGCCAGGAACGAAGCCGATTCGGAAGCAACAGGGCTTCGGCTGCCATTCTGATAGTCTGGATCGCCTGCTACTGAGGAGGAATCGTTTGTCATGCCATCGCTCTCGGCCGAGCCGTTCTCACTGGACTTCAGGCTGCTTTGACGCTGCAAGGTCAAAGCTGAGTTGACAATTTTCATTTGGTTTTCCAGCACTGAGATGCTTGAAAAGACCGAGCTGGAAGGGTCAGAATGAGCATCACAAGGAGTAGGTGGCTTGGAAGACTGGCTTGGACCATCCTGCAGATCCAGGTTTCCCGCTATCTCCATGCTGTCTACGTTCTCATCTGGATGGCACGGGTCTCCATTCTTCTCAGCTGCGGCACCCTCAACATCCATACTATCATGTGTGTTTTCTGGGAGTGGCGTGTTAGGAATTTGCCCTCCCATGTGCATTCGGATatgctgctgcagcaccaccgCATTCGTAAACTTCTTCTGGCAGATGGGGCAGGAGTGCTGCATCTTCAATGGCGTGTTTGCTCGATGGACTCCATAATGCGTCTTGAGGTTACCTTTGGTGGAGAAGGCGCGGCCACAGATCTTGCACTTGAAGGGCCTCTCCCCAGTGTGGGTACGGTAATGCATCTTGAGGGAGCTCTGGCAGCTGAGGACCCGGTGGCAAATCAGGCATTTGTTGGGGTCAGCCGTGGATTTGTTGATGTTCTCCACCAACTGCTGGAGCTTGGTTGTTTCTGAACCTGGCTCGCCATTTCTGCCTGGCTGAAAGGTACTTGTGCTGCAGCCAGCTTGCGGGGAACTTTGGCTCGGCTCAATTCCCGACTCGTGACTGGCTGGCCCTGATGAAGACCCACCTTCACTTTCCGGAGAAGGTCTTGGCTGCATATGCATGTCACTCACAAGTACCCCAGTGAGAGAATCCTTAATATTTGGCAGCTGGGAAATGTTCTGAGGTAAGCCAATACCTATGGATGCAGGATGCATGGTCAAAATCGGCTTGGTATCCACAATCATATTCGACTCATCCAGTGGGACAGACATTCCATAGGGTATGCCGCTGCTAGTGGGCACGCTGTCTAGGTGTTCGGGAACTGGATAGGGGTTCATTTTGATGTGAGGATATTTGTCTCTATGCCGCTGGAAATGCACTTTCAGGTTCCCTTTGGTTGTAAAGCGGTTGCCGCAAATGTTACACTTGTAAGGCCTTTCGCCCGTGTGGGAGCGGAGATGGATCTGCAAGGCACTGTCGTTGCCGAAGACCTTGCCGCAAAATTTGCACTTGTGTTTGAAGAAGGACTCCTCCACATTTGGCTTGCTTTCAGGCGTATTCGTGTTCGGCAGCTTCCCTTTTGCTTTCTTCATGGGGTCAACCGCTGGGGAAATAGCAGGGAGCGGGTTTTGGAAGATGACCGAACTAGACGACTGAGGTAGCAAAGGGCTTGGGAAGCGTGACATGGAGCTAGGCAGACCCCGGTTTGCCTCAGGCTTCAAGGAAATGGAAGGCGCAAGCCCAGCGGCCAAGGAGACAGCAGCCGGAATGCCAACGCTCGAATGAGGTAGTTTGCCTTGTTTCAAGGATTCCAGTGATAGGCTTTGGTTCCCAGCTTTCTGTCCAATTAAAGCAACGGCAGCCGAGAGCTGTTGGGACATGTGAGCGCCCAAAGCTTTAAGAGGATCTGCAGCATTGGCTATGGAAGGGTGAAGGACTTGGGGAGCCATCATGGCTATCTGGATGCGGATTTGCTCTGTTAGCTGGATCTGCTGGAGCTGCTGTTGCTGTAGGCACACAAGTTGCTCAAGGATCATCGGGATAGCGTGGAGGCCAACTGCTGATGGAGAGAGGCTCTCAGAGGCACATTGGTTGACGGCCACTTTAGTGCCACGGATAGTCTGCAAAGTCACATTAGTGTTTGGTACTTTAGGTTTCGGTAAATAGCTTAAACCGTGAGCTGCAGGAGCAACAGAGGGCTCCGCTTTTAGAAACATCCCCCCCACTGGCTCGGCACCAGCTTTCTCTCTCCTGTCTTCCACAGAACCAGAGCAGCTTTTGGCATGACTGTCCTTGGCGGTTCGGTCCATCCGATTGTTCTGGAAGTTCTCCGAGGAGCTGTCGGGGAAGTCTACGAGGGACATTGCTCCCTCTCCATCTTTCATGATTAGGACAGGCGGCGTTTTAGTGCAATTTTTCTTATGCGCAAGGAATTCAGAGAGGttgaagaactctgcacagcatTTCTCACAGATGTTGGTTTCCTCTGTTCGGCACCGTTTGGAACTCATTTCACCTTCTCGGTCACCTGGGACGTCTTGTGGACTTCCtgagaagcatttaaaaaaagacagagaaaatttATGATTAAGATCAGGATAATGGTTGGT encodes:
- the SALL4 gene encoding sal-like protein 4 isoform X2, coding for MSSKRCRTEETNICEKCCAEFFNLSEFLAHKKNCTKTPPVLIMKDGEGAMSLVDFPDSSSENFQNNRMDRTAKDSHAKSCSGSVEDRREKAGAEPVGGMFLKAEPSVAPAAHGLSYLPKPKVPNTNVTLQTIRGTKVAVNQCASESLSPSAVGLHAIPMILEQLVCLQQQQLQQIQLTEQIRIQIAMMAPQVLHPSIANAADPLKALGAHMSQQLSAAVALIGQKAGNQSLSLESLKQGKLPHSSVGIPAAVSLAAGLAPSISLKPEANRGLPSSMSRFPSPLLPQSSSSVIFQNPLPAISPAVDPMKKAKGKLPNTNTPESKPNVEESFFKHKCKFCGKVFGNDSALQIHLRSHTGERPYKCNICGNRFTTKGNLKVHFQRHRDKYPHIKMNPYPVPEHLDSVPTSSGIPYGMSVPLDESNMIVDTKPILTMHPASIGIGLPQNISQLPNIKDSLTGVLVSDMHMQPRPSPESEGGSSSGPASHESGIEPSQSSPQAGCSTSTFQPGRNGEPGSETTKLQQLVENINKSTADPNKCLICHRVLSCQSSLKMHYRTHTGERPFKCKICGRAFSTKGNLKTHYGVHRANTPLKMQHSCPICQKKFTNAVVLQQHIRMHMGGQIPNTPLPENTHDSMDVEGAAAEKNGDPCHPDENVDSMEIAGNLDLQDGPSQSSKPPTPCDAHSDPSSSVFSSISVLENQMKIVNSALTLQRQSSLKSSENGSAESDGMTNDSSSVAGDPDYQNGSRSPVASESASFLALSPANSQAESTRSKSPGFNVPEDGAAGSKPDGPEIHPVERDSALDLTYGNIGRKVIKEEPGLHFQNGEYGRNSIHAAFIRAPPALIKMEIPSDRPIGAGHFIGPPALSPSVPPPLVPTPRRTAKQHICTTCGKNFSSASALQIHERTHTGEKPFACSICGRAFTTKGNLKVHVGTHMWNNSARRGRRLSIDNPMALLGSDPKKVSEIFPKDVVPQSVNLDPVAWNQYAAVLSNGLAMKTNEISVIQSGGIPALPTTIGGGPAINIAMNSATVSKIDGSQSAIGSEMEKPSSTTASNVPKHQFPHFMEENKIAVN
- the SALL4 gene encoding sal-like protein 4 isoform X1 — translated: MSRRKQAKPQHIHSDEQPPPEVANGSPQDVPGDREGEMSSKRCRTEETNICEKCCAEFFNLSEFLAHKKNCTKTPPVLIMKDGEGAMSLVDFPDSSSENFQNNRMDRTAKDSHAKSCSGSVEDRREKAGAEPVGGMFLKAEPSVAPAAHGLSYLPKPKVPNTNVTLQTIRGTKVAVNQCASESLSPSAVGLHAIPMILEQLVCLQQQQLQQIQLTEQIRIQIAMMAPQVLHPSIANAADPLKALGAHMSQQLSAAVALIGQKAGNQSLSLESLKQGKLPHSSVGIPAAVSLAAGLAPSISLKPEANRGLPSSMSRFPSPLLPQSSSSVIFQNPLPAISPAVDPMKKAKGKLPNTNTPESKPNVEESFFKHKCKFCGKVFGNDSALQIHLRSHTGERPYKCNICGNRFTTKGNLKVHFQRHRDKYPHIKMNPYPVPEHLDSVPTSSGIPYGMSVPLDESNMIVDTKPILTMHPASIGIGLPQNISQLPNIKDSLTGVLVSDMHMQPRPSPESEGGSSSGPASHESGIEPSQSSPQAGCSTSTFQPGRNGEPGSETTKLQQLVENINKSTADPNKCLICHRVLSCQSSLKMHYRTHTGERPFKCKICGRAFSTKGNLKTHYGVHRANTPLKMQHSCPICQKKFTNAVVLQQHIRMHMGGQIPNTPLPENTHDSMDVEGAAAEKNGDPCHPDENVDSMEIAGNLDLQDGPSQSSKPPTPCDAHSDPSSSVFSSISVLENQMKIVNSALTLQRQSSLKSSENGSAESDGMTNDSSSVAGDPDYQNGSRSPVASESASFLALSPANSQAESTRSKSPGFNVPEDGAAGSKPDGPEIHPVERDSALDLTYGNIGRKVIKEEPGLHFQNGEYGRNSIHAAFIRAPPALIKMEIPSDRPIGAGHFIGPPALSPSVPPPLVPTPRRTAKQHICTTCGKNFSSASALQIHERTHTGEKPFACSICGRAFTTKGNLKVHVGTHMWNNSARRGRRLSIDNPMALLGSDPKKVSEIFPKDVVPQSVNLDPVAWNQYAAVLSNGLAMKTNEISVIQSGGIPALPTTIGGGPAINIAMNSATVSKIDGSQSAIGSEMEKPSSTTASNVPKHQFPHFMEENKIAVN